One part of the Sorangiineae bacterium MSr11954 genome encodes these proteins:
- a CDS encoding TIGR02757 family protein, whose protein sequence is MSDAQLRDALDAVRARADLAARRTSDPVGVVHRYEDPLDREIVGLIAAAIAFGNVKTILAKLGDLLDRVGPSPSRAADHPAELKARLRGWKHRVFIGDDLARLLIGARSVQLANGSLGRDFAAKFEEHGAIRPALAAFCDGIRDAGKLRSRTRRGPSHLLPDPRGSSGVKRLLLFLRWMVRPADGIDLGLWSLDPAHLLMPVDTHIHKLARNLGLTREERLTWRATEEITAALSRLDRRDPTKYDFSLCHMGMLQRCPSRRDPVRCEGCGVMPVCRHWHVR, encoded by the coding sequence GTGAGCGATGCCCAACTGCGCGACGCGCTCGATGCCGTGCGGGCGCGGGCCGATCTGGCCGCGCGCCGCACCTCGGATCCCGTGGGGGTCGTCCACCGGTACGAGGACCCGCTCGACCGGGAAATCGTAGGCTTGATCGCGGCTGCCATTGCCTTCGGCAATGTCAAGACCATTCTGGCCAAGCTCGGCGATCTGCTCGACCGCGTCGGCCCGAGCCCTTCGCGCGCCGCCGATCACCCCGCCGAGCTCAAAGCGCGCCTGCGCGGCTGGAAGCACCGCGTCTTCATCGGCGACGATCTGGCGCGCCTCCTCATCGGCGCCCGCTCCGTGCAGCTCGCCAATGGCTCCCTCGGTCGCGACTTCGCCGCCAAATTCGAGGAGCACGGCGCCATCCGTCCCGCGCTCGCCGCCTTTTGCGATGGCATCCGCGACGCGGGCAAGCTTCGCTCGCGCACCCGGCGCGGGCCTTCGCATTTGCTCCCGGATCCCCGAGGGTCGAGCGGGGTCAAGCGGCTGCTCCTGTTCCTGCGGTGGATGGTGCGGCCCGCCGATGGCATCGACCTGGGCCTCTGGTCGCTGGATCCCGCCCACTTACTGATGCCGGTCGATACCCACATCCATAAGCTGGCGCGAAACCTGGGCCTTACGCGCGAAGAGCGCCTGACGTGGCGGGCGACCGAGGAGATCACGGCCGCGCTCTCCCGGCTCGATCGGCGCGATCCCACCAAGTACGATTTTTCGCTCTGCCACATGGGCATGCTCCAGCGGTGCCCCTCGCGCCGCGATCCCGTGCGCTGCGAGGGCTGCGGGGTCATGCCCGTCTGCCGGCACTGGCATGTGCGCTGA
- a CDS encoding ATP-binding protein, whose amino-acid sequence MTNPSIERLEVENYGCIRKGSFRLTPLHALIGPNDSGKSTVLRALRTAAQLGAEQFRVSDDGAWSPFDPTLGLTPNTRIGFHVADELVYAIRATEDGLEEAVYVDGKGIAETQTRSWNRRGLLAVKDASPSIEKLRKRFTVATLVRFDPDHLRVPVELIPEREKIAFADERGTGLASVFDAIINRDFEAFSQIQAGVRTLFPSVAKLGLINVSSSHKEIAVTLADGTRVGAQGMSEGLLYYLAFAALRHIQGSRLYLVEEPENGLHPARIAEVMGVLREISRTNQVVVATHSPLVVNELRGNEISVVTRDPSTGTRAVLLEDVPGFDEASAIYQPGEFWVSYADGKSEEPLLTGKPRP is encoded by the coding sequence ATGACGAATCCGTCCATCGAGCGGCTCGAGGTCGAAAACTACGGATGCATCCGTAAAGGGTCGTTTCGCCTCACGCCCCTTCACGCGCTCATCGGCCCGAACGATAGCGGCAAGAGCACGGTGCTTCGTGCGCTTCGTACGGCGGCGCAGCTCGGAGCCGAGCAATTCCGCGTGAGCGACGACGGCGCGTGGTCACCCTTCGATCCCACGCTCGGCTTGACGCCGAACACCCGCATTGGTTTTCATGTTGCGGACGAATTGGTCTATGCCATCCGCGCTACGGAAGACGGTCTCGAAGAGGCGGTCTACGTGGATGGGAAGGGGATAGCGGAGACGCAAACGCGCTCGTGGAATCGGCGCGGGCTGCTCGCCGTGAAAGACGCATCACCCAGCATCGAAAAACTTCGGAAGCGATTCACTGTGGCGACCCTGGTCCGCTTCGATCCGGATCACCTGCGGGTCCCCGTCGAGCTCATTCCGGAACGTGAGAAGATCGCTTTCGCAGACGAGCGGGGGACCGGGCTGGCGAGCGTCTTCGACGCCATTATCAATCGGGATTTCGAGGCGTTCTCCCAGATCCAGGCCGGTGTTCGAACGCTCTTTCCGAGCGTCGCGAAGCTCGGGCTCATCAATGTCTCCAGCTCGCACAAGGAGATCGCCGTAACCCTGGCCGACGGCACCCGAGTCGGAGCACAGGGCATGAGCGAAGGGCTCCTCTATTACCTCGCCTTCGCGGCCTTGAGGCATATCCAAGGCTCCCGTCTCTACCTGGTCGAGGAGCCCGAAAACGGCCTTCACCCCGCACGAATTGCCGAGGTCATGGGGGTCCTTCGCGAAATTTCGAGGACGAATCAAGTGGTGGTCGCGACCCATAGTCCCCTGGTCGTGAACGAGCTTCGTGGAAACGAGATCAGCGTCGTCACGCGAGACCCGAGCACGGGGACGCGCGCGGTGCTCCTCGAAGACGTTCCCGGGTTCGACGAGGCGTCGGCGATCTACCAGCCCGGCGAGTTCTGGGTCAGCTACGCGGACGGCAAGTCCGAAGAACCCCTGCTCACGGGAAAACCCCGGCCATGA
- a CDS encoding TIGR04552 family protein, with translation MTEEKQPERLKRLEEFTLADLETVRLILRGDSVIDWHRLNLQGEDEVRELLIAQEFHPDEPADRTRMEWLKNEAVSYLRRHFEYPIPKPVERATIEELLLLASNRGHRQTCACTILKCMHIIQHLEGRELLFLLPLSDQEIFHVVEEKVYRVIGSMLAGGFPITEFIGGRKNKDSLYTKLLSKQDTVAAQIYDKLRFRIVTRSYDDIFPVMQYLSKRLFPFNYVIPGQSINSMFPFREYCKANAHLRPMLPEMQAGKDLDYTPTDNRFTADTYKIIHFVVDMPVRLPRKLLERAPSSAWGLGPVIFVICEFQIIDRETEANNERGEASHAKYKERQKKAVMRRLQLGMREMRLPPGSSGPPSRRKK, from the coding sequence ATGACGGAGGAAAAGCAGCCGGAGCGATTGAAGCGCCTCGAAGAGTTCACGCTCGCCGATCTGGAAACGGTTCGTCTCATCTTGCGCGGCGACTCGGTGATCGACTGGCATCGATTGAACCTTCAGGGCGAGGACGAGGTGCGCGAGCTGCTCATCGCGCAGGAGTTCCACCCCGACGAGCCGGCCGACCGGACGCGCATGGAGTGGCTCAAGAACGAGGCGGTCAGCTACTTGCGCCGTCACTTCGAGTACCCCATTCCCAAGCCGGTGGAGCGCGCCACCATCGAGGAGCTGCTCCTGCTCGCCTCCAACCGCGGGCACCGGCAGACCTGTGCGTGCACGATCCTGAAGTGTATGCACATCATCCAGCACCTGGAGGGGCGCGAGCTGCTCTTCCTGCTGCCGCTCTCGGACCAGGAGATCTTCCACGTGGTGGAGGAGAAGGTCTACCGCGTCATCGGGAGCATGCTGGCCGGGGGCTTTCCCATCACCGAGTTCATCGGCGGGCGGAAGAACAAAGATTCGCTCTACACGAAGCTGCTCTCCAAGCAGGACACGGTCGCCGCGCAGATCTACGACAAGCTGCGATTTCGCATCGTCACCCGGTCGTACGACGACATCTTCCCGGTGATGCAATATCTGTCGAAGCGGCTGTTTCCATTCAATTACGTGATACCCGGGCAGAGCATCAATTCGATGTTTCCGTTTCGCGAATATTGCAAAGCGAACGCGCACCTGCGGCCGATGCTCCCGGAGATGCAAGCCGGTAAAGATCTCGACTACACGCCGACCGACAATCGATTTACGGCCGACACGTACAAGATCATCCACTTCGTGGTCGACATGCCGGTGCGTCTGCCGCGCAAGCTCTTGGAGCGGGCGCCCTCGAGCGCTTGGGGCCTCGGGCCCGTCATCTTCGTCATCTGCGAGTTCCAAATCATCGACCGCGAGACGGAGGCCAACAATGAGCGCGGCGAAGCGAGCCACGCGAAATACAAAGAGCGCCAGAAAAAGGCGGTGATGCGGCGCCTTCAGCTGGGCATGCGCGAAATGCGGCTCCCCCCCGGAAGCAGCGGTCCGCCCAGTCGCCGTAAGAAATGA